GCTGAGCAAACTGAAATCGAAACTCGGCGCAATCAGTGACTCCGTCCCGCGCACCGGCGAGGGCGACAAACTGCTGGTCAACGCGGACAAAAATCCGAACACGAACGGCGCGCGATTGACCGGCATTGGCGCGGAGCCGATGGGATCAAACCTCCCGAGGATTGCCGAAAGCATTCGTAACGCCGGCATCAAGACGTTAATTGTCTTCGGAGAAGACGTGACAAATTGCGGCATCGGCACGGATTTGCTCGACAAACTGGAGACGCTCATCGTCAGCGACATTTTGCCGAACGAGACGACTGCGGCGGCGCATTTTCTGTTGCCCGGCTGCGCGCACGCCGAGAAGCGTGGAACCTTTACCAATGTCAAAGGCCGCGTGCAGAAATTCATGAAGGCGGTCGAGCCGCGCGGCGACGCACGACCGGAATGGGAATTCCTGCATGAACTGGTCTTCGACGTCACGGGGCAGAACGGCTTTGTCACGATCGAAGGCTTGTTCAACCAGATGGCAAAGGAAGTTCCGGCGTTCAACGGACTCACCTGGGCCGCTCTTGGTGACACCGGCGTGACGGTTCAGATTTAATCGCGCATGGACTGGAACTTTATCCTCTTCAGTTTGATCAAGATCGTCTGCGTGATCGGCGCGGTGCTGACGATGTTTGCCTACTCGGTCCTGGCGGAGCGCAAGATTTCGGCGTTCATTCAGGACCGCGTCGGTCCGAATCGCGTCGCCCTGCCGCTGGTCGGAAGCGTGCCCGTGATCGGTCCGTTTCTGACAAGGATCGGTTTCTGGCAGCCGATCGCCGACGGTTTGAAGGCCTTGCTCAAGGAGGACTTCACGCCCTCCTATGTGCGCAAGGCTTACTTCTGGCTCGCGCCCGCGATTGCTCTCATCCCGGCGTTTCTCACGGTGGCGGTGATTCCGTTCGGCTCGAATCTCGGTCATCAACGCATGGTCATCGCCGACCTGAATGTGGGCATCCTTTACACGTTCGGCATCGTGTCGCTGGGTGTGTATGGCATCGTGCTGGCGGGTTATGCGGCGAACTCGAAGTATCCGTTTCTCGGCGGCATCCGCTCGAGCGCGCAGATGATTTCGTATGAAATCGCGATGGGCATGAGCGTCATTCCCCTGTTCCTGCTGGTCGGCAATCTGAACCTGGGCCAGGTAATCGAATATCAGGCCCGGCACGGCTGGTTGATTCTTTATGCGCCGCTGTCGTTCTTCATTTTCCTGGTGTCGGCGTTTGCCGAAACCAACCGATTGCCGTTCGACCTGCCGGAATGCGAGACCGAACTGGTCGCGGGTTATAACACCGAATACAGCTCGATGAAATTCGCGCTCTTTTTCATGGGCGAATACGCAAACATGGTCGCCGGCTCGGCGATGATGGTGACGTTGTTTTTCGGCGGCTGGACGCTGCCGTTCGCCGGAATGGATCAACCGGCGGCCACGGTCCTGATGGGGCTGGTTCACATCGGCATTTTCGTCGGAAAAGTTCTGGTTCTCATGGTGGTGTTCATCTGGGTGCGCTGGATGTTGCCGCGCTTCCGGTATGACCAGTTGATGGACCTGGGCTGGCGCCGGTTCATTCCGCTCGCGCTGGCGAACATTCTCGTGACGGCGTTCGTGCTGTGGTGGAGAAGCGGAAGTTAACCGCAGAAGCGCGGAGAAGAATGAAGAAGCGCAGCCGTGCGGCTCCGCGTCTCCGCGGTGAAAAGAATTTGAAATGATTGTTCAACGCAAACAACTGACCTTGTGGGAGCGGCTTTACCTGCCGGCGATCATCGCCGGGCTCAAGGTCACGCTGCGTCATTTCTTCAAAAAGAAAGTGACGATGGAGTATCCCGAGGAGAAATGGGTCGTGCCCGAAGGTTATCGCGGCGCGCCCTATCTCGTGCGGGATCAGGAAGGCAACACCAAATGCGTCTCCTGCCAGCTTTGCGAGTTCGTCTGCCCGCCCAAGGCTATCCGGATTATTCCTCCCGGACCGGACGGCCCGCCCGCCGACCGCCCGAACGCGGAAAAGATCCCGCTCGAATTCGAGATCAACATGCTCCGCTGCATCTTTTGCGGCTATTGCCAGGAGGTGTGCCCCGAGGAGGCGATCTTCCTGATGAAGGACTACTCGCTCACCGGCACGAGTCGCGAGGAGATGATCTATAACAAAGAGAAACTGCTCGAGCTTGGCGGCGAGCACCGTGGCATTCAGAAGTGGAAACAGAAACTCGAAGAGGCGAAGGCGCAGGCAACCTTTCCGGGGGAGGTTTAGCAATGAACAACCTTCTCCGGCTAACAACTCGATTCTGTTCAGTGCTGCTGATCGCAACGCTTATCGGTTGTTCACAGAGAGAAAAGAACACGATGTTTACAGACACGAACAAATCTGAGTTCAAAGTCGGGCAAGTCTGGAACTACAAGACACGACCGACCGAAGACGGCTCGTCACTTGTAATTTTGAAGGTCGAAACCGCTCCCGGATGGAAAACAATTGTCCACGTCGGGATTACGGGTTTGAAGATTAGGACACCCAAAGGAATTCAGGACGTTGTTCCGCACATGCCCTTCGATGAGTCCGCGGTTAAGGAGAGTGTTACGGCTAAGGTCAGCGACAGCGGTAAGTTGACCAATTTCCAAAAAGGTTATGAGCTTTGGCGCGATGCAGCCAGCTCCGGTAAGGGTGGCGTTTTCACAATTTCAGTCGCTGATGCCGTTGCGACAATTGAAGAAGGTTTGAACAAGGCGCAAGAAAGATGACGCAAGAGATTTTATTTTATGTCTTCGCGTTCCTGACGCTGCTGTGCGGCGCGCTGGTGGTGGCCAATCCCTTCAGCCGGAATCCGGTCACGAGCGCGATGTTTCTCGTGCTGACCATCGTTTCCATGGCCGGGTTGTTCGTGCTCCTGCACGCCTTCTTCCTCGCGGCGGTGCAAATCCTCGTTTATGCCGGCGCGGTAATGGTGCTCTTCCTCTTCGTCATCATGCTCCTTGATCTGAAAGCGGAGCAGCGGCGCAAGTTCAACAAATTCGGCATTGCCACCGGACTGGTCTCTGTCGGTGCCATCACCGCCATTTTCATCCGGGCCATCGCCGGTTCCGGTTCCGCCGCCCGCACGATCTCGCCAACCGTTGAAGGCTCGACGCCGGCGCTTGGCCGCATGTTGTTCACCGAGTATTTGCTCCCGTTTGAAATCCTTTCCGTGCTGCTGCTGGTCGCGATGGTGGGTGTGATTTTGTTGAGCAAGAAAGACCTGAAATGAGCGTCGGCCTCGAACATTACCTGGTCGTCAGCGTGTTGCTCTTCTGCCTCGGTTTGCTGGGCGTCATCATGCGGCGCAATCTGCTGATAATTTACATGTCGCTGGAACTGATGCTCAACGCGGCGAACCTTGCGCTGGTGGCGTTCTCCCGCTTCAACGACAGGCTCAACGGACAGGTGATGGTCTTCTTCATCATCACCGTTGCGGCAGCGGAAGTGGCGGTCGGCCTGGCGCTGATCGTCGCGCTTTATCGCAAGCGCCAGACCGCGCACGTGGAGGACCTGACCACGATGAAGCTCTGATGCATGCAATGAAAAGCTGGAGCCACTCAAAAAGAAGACGAACCCTCATGGGTTTTGGCGTCGCCTGTCTTTATGTGTTGATGACGGTCTGGCTCTGTTGGTTCATCCCGGATTTCAAAATCTTTTTCGCCATCTGCTTGGTCTTGTCGGCGGTAGTTGCCTGTTTTTTAGGATACCGGGCATTCTTCTTTTCAGATGATTGGTATAGAGCGAAAGAAGATGAGAGAGCTGATTGGTGGTACAGGCACCCTCGCTTGCGAATCGTGAGCACAGCTTTTTATTGGCTCAGCTACTCCTTGGTTTTTGCCTATTTTATTTGGCGCGGCTTCTTTAGATGAAACTCGAATTCCTCCCCTGGCTCATCCTGTCCCTGCCGCTGCTTTCGGCGGCGGCCATCGCGCTGTTCACGAAAAAAAATCGGGAACTGAGCGCCAAACTCTCCATCGGCGCCATCATCGCCGGCTTCGTGCTAAGTGTGGTCTTCATCGCAGTCAACGGCTGGGAGCCCTTGAAAAAGGAAACATTGGTGACCTGGCTGGAGGTCGGCGATTTACAGGTGGACTTCGGCCTGCGGCTCGATCCGCTCAGTCTGATGATGCTGCTCATCGTCACGGGCGTTGGTGGCGCGATCCACATCTACTCGTTGGGTTACATGCGTGAGGACCGCGGTTTCTCGCGTTACTTCGCCGGATTGAGCCTGTTTACCTTTTCAATGCTCGGCATCGTGCTGGCGAACAATTTTCTGATG
This region of Candidatus Angelobacter sp. genomic DNA includes:
- the nuoH gene encoding NADH-quinone oxidoreductase subunit NuoH; translated protein: MDWNFILFSLIKIVCVIGAVLTMFAYSVLAERKISAFIQDRVGPNRVALPLVGSVPVIGPFLTRIGFWQPIADGLKALLKEDFTPSYVRKAYFWLAPAIALIPAFLTVAVIPFGSNLGHQRMVIADLNVGILYTFGIVSLGVYGIVLAGYAANSKYPFLGGIRSSAQMISYEIAMGMSVIPLFLLVGNLNLGQVIEYQARHGWLILYAPLSFFIFLVSAFAETNRLPFDLPECETELVAGYNTEYSSMKFALFFMGEYANMVAGSAMMVTLFFGGWTLPFAGMDQPAATVLMGLVHIGIFVGKVLVLMVVFIWVRWMLPRFRYDQLMDLGWRRFIPLALANILVTAFVLWWRSGS
- a CDS encoding NADH-quinone oxidoreductase subunit I yields the protein MIVQRKQLTLWERLYLPAIIAGLKVTLRHFFKKKVTMEYPEEKWVVPEGYRGAPYLVRDQEGNTKCVSCQLCEFVCPPKAIRIIPPGPDGPPADRPNAEKIPLEFEINMLRCIFCGYCQEVCPEEAIFLMKDYSLTGTSREEMIYNKEKLLELGGEHRGIQKWKQKLEEAKAQATFPGEV
- a CDS encoding NADH-quinone oxidoreductase subunit J, which encodes MTQEILFYVFAFLTLLCGALVVANPFSRNPVTSAMFLVLTIVSMAGLFVLLHAFFLAAVQILVYAGAVMVLFLFVIMLLDLKAEQRRKFNKFGIATGLVSVGAITAIFIRAIAGSGSAARTISPTVEGSTPALGRMLFTEYLLPFEILSVLLLVAMVGVILLSKKDLK
- the nuoK gene encoding NADH-quinone oxidoreductase subunit NuoK, which translates into the protein MSVGLEHYLVVSVLLFCLGLLGVIMRRNLLIIYMSLELMLNAANLALVAFSRFNDRLNGQVMVFFIITVAAAEVAVGLALIVALYRKRQTAHVEDLTTMKL